The Dokdonella sp. nucleotide sequence GGCACGAGCCTTGAGCGTGGCCGATGCACCGACGGGCGCAGTCTTGGTATTGCCGACTTTCGGATTGGCGGCTTTCGTATTGCTCGTTGCAGTCACGGAACTCTTGCTGGTCTTCGTGGAGGGTGGGGACGCCGGCACGCTCGTCTTCGCCGACGACGGCTTGGTCACGACCTTCGCTGTGGGCCGCTTCGCTGCCTGCGTGACGGACTTGCGCGCCGTGGAGGGTACTGCCTTCTTCGCCGGCTTCGCGGGCGCTGCCGGCTTGCGCGCCGGTGTTGCCTTCGCGGCAGGTTTCTTTGCGGCGACCGGACGCTTCGGCTTCGCCGCCGGCCTGGCAGCCTTGGCGGGCGCCTTCTTCGCGACCCTGCTCGCGGCCTTGGCTTTTGTCTTCGCTGCCGGCTTCGCCTTTGCGGCAGGCTTGGCATTCGAGCGCTGCTTCGGCTTCGTCTTCGCCATCTCCGAACTTACCTTGTGACCCGGCGGCCGCGTGTTATAGCCTAAGAATCCGCCCCCGGCAACCGAAGTTTTTCCCGCCGCGGCCAGCGCTTGCGCGCGATTGACGGCAGCCTTCCGTGTCCCGCCTGATTCTCGTCCCGATCGCCTTCTACAAGCGCTGGATCAGCCCATTGCTCGGGCAGCGTTGCCGTTTCCATCCGAGCTGTTCGGATTACACGCGGGTCGCCGTCGCGCGCTTCGGTGCATGGCGCGGCTGCTGGCTCGGTGCGGCGCGCATCGCGCGCTGTCATCCGCTGTGCGATGGCGGCCACGATCCGGTCCCCGTCGAATTCCGCTGGCTGCCCCGCCGCGAACAGCCAACATCCAACGAAGGCCCGCCATGACCGACCGCCTCATCATCAATGCCACGCTCGTCAACGAGGGGCGCCGTTTCGAGGCCGACCTGCGCATCCGCGGCGGTCGCATCGAGCGCATCGACCCGAACCTCACGGCGATGACCGGCGAGAAGGTCTTCGATGCCGCCGGCGCCTGGCTGCTGCCCGGCGTGATCGACGACCAGGTCCACTTCCGTGAGCCAGGCCTCGAGCACAAGGCCGACATCGCCAGCGAATCGCGGGCCTGCCTGGCCGGCGGCATCACCAGCTTCATGGAGATGCCGAACACGAAGCCGCCGGCGGTCTCACGTGAAGCGATCGAGGACAAGTACCGACGTGGCGCAACCAGTTCGCGCGTCAACCATGCTTTCTACTTCGGTGCCACCAACGACAATCTCGACG carries:
- the yidD gene encoding membrane protein insertion efficiency factor YidD, which codes for MSRLILVPIAFYKRWISPLLGQRCRFHPSCSDYTRVAVARFGAWRGCWLGAARIARCHPLCDGGHDPVPVEFRWLPRREQPTSNEGPP